One Leisingera sp. M658 genomic window carries:
- a CDS encoding 16S rRNA (uracil(1498)-N(3))-methyltransferase produces MSAKIRLYVEHPLGAGQSLPLDRDQAHYLFGVMRQGAGAHVALFNGQDGEWLAEVAEAGKRGGTLVCREQTKPLQMPPDLWLMFAPIKKARTDFIVEKAAEMGAARILPVQTDFTNSERIRQDRLQAHAVEAAEQCGGTYVPEVAELQKLSRLLDQWPAGRQLMFCDEAEAGNALQLAAETQKGAPWAILIGPEGGFSDTERKRLHALPQSHVVSLGPRILRADTAAVAALTLWQQVLGDW; encoded by the coding sequence ATGAGTGCAAAAATCAGACTGTATGTAGAGCACCCTTTGGGCGCAGGGCAATCACTTCCCTTGGATCGTGATCAGGCGCATTACCTGTTCGGGGTGATGCGGCAGGGCGCCGGCGCCCATGTGGCGCTGTTTAACGGCCAGGATGGCGAGTGGCTGGCCGAAGTAGCCGAGGCCGGAAAGCGCGGCGGCACGCTTGTGTGCCGGGAGCAGACCAAGCCGCTGCAAATGCCGCCGGATCTGTGGCTGATGTTTGCACCGATCAAGAAGGCACGCACCGATTTCATCGTCGAGAAGGCGGCGGAGATGGGCGCCGCCCGCATCCTGCCGGTGCAGACGGATTTCACCAATTCCGAGCGCATCCGCCAGGACCGGCTGCAGGCCCATGCAGTCGAGGCGGCGGAACAATGCGGCGGCACCTATGTGCCGGAGGTGGCGGAGCTGCAAAAGCTCTCGCGCCTGCTGGATCAATGGCCCGCCGGGCGCCAGCTGATGTTCTGCGACGAGGCGGAGGCAGGCAACGCGCTGCAACTGGCGGCAGAGACGCAAAAGGGCGCGCCCTGGGCCATTCTGATCGGCCCCGAGGGCGGGTTTTCGGACACGGAGCGTAAACGTCTGCACGCGCTGCCGCAGTCCCATGTGGTCAGCCTTGGGCCCCGCATCCTGCGGGCCGACACGGCGGCGGTGGCGGCGCTGACCCTCTGGCAACAGGTTCTGGGAGATTGGTAA
- a CDS encoding glutamate--cysteine ligase, giving the protein MSIPQSGGGPIERHEQLAEYLADGCKPKEDWRIGTEHEKFGFCKDTLKPLPYEGERSILAVLTGLRDGHGWAPLTEGDNLIGLTKDGANISLEPGGQLELSGAPLETIHETCDEVNAHLRDVKDIADKIGVGFIGLGAAPVWRHEDMPLMPKGRYKLMDGYMQKVGTMGTTMMRRTCTVQVNLDFESEADMVQKMRVALALQPVATALFANSPFLDGKPNGHKSWRARVWRDLDADRTGMLPFVFDKGFGFEAWVQYALDVPMYFVYRNGEYVNALGMSFRDFLKGELPALPGETPTLSDWADHLTTVFPEARVKKFIEMRGADGGPWRRLCALPAFWVGLTYDQSALDAAWDLVKGWDAETRDALRVAASEQGLQAKVGGIDMHELAREVVAISESGLKARQKPGAGGLVPDETHFLNALKDSLDSGKVPADELLARYNGAWEGDLSRIYGEFAY; this is encoded by the coding sequence ATGTCCATTCCCCAGTCCGGCGGCGGACCGATCGAACGCCATGAACAGCTTGCCGAATATCTTGCCGACGGCTGCAAGCCCAAGGAAGACTGGCGCATCGGCACCGAGCATGAGAAGTTCGGCTTCTGCAAGGATACGCTGAAGCCGCTGCCCTATGAGGGCGAACGCTCGATCCTTGCGGTGCTGACTGGCCTGCGCGACGGCCACGGCTGGGCACCCTTGACCGAAGGCGATAACCTGATCGGCCTGACCAAGGACGGCGCCAATATCTCGCTCGAGCCGGGCGGGCAGCTGGAACTGTCCGGTGCCCCGCTGGAAACCATTCACGAGACCTGCGACGAGGTGAACGCCCACCTGCGCGACGTGAAGGACATTGCCGACAAGATCGGTGTCGGCTTTATCGGCCTGGGCGCCGCCCCTGTGTGGCGCCATGAAGACATGCCGCTGATGCCCAAGGGCCGTTACAAGCTGATGGACGGCTACATGCAAAAGGTCGGTACCATGGGTACCACCATGATGCGCCGCACCTGCACCGTGCAGGTGAACCTCGATTTCGAATCCGAGGCTGACATGGTGCAGAAGATGCGTGTGGCACTAGCGTTGCAGCCGGTGGCAACCGCGCTGTTTGCCAACTCGCCGTTCCTCGATGGCAAACCCAACGGCCATAAGTCCTGGCGCGCCCGCGTCTGGCGCGACCTGGACGCCGACCGCACCGGGATGCTGCCGTTTGTGTTCGACAAGGGCTTCGGCTTCGAGGCCTGGGTGCAATATGCGCTCGATGTGCCGATGTACTTTGTGTACCGCAACGGCGAATATGTAAATGCGCTGGGCATGTCGTTCCGCGACTTCCTGAAGGGGGAGCTGCCGGCGCTGCCTGGCGAGACCCCGACGCTCAGCGACTGGGCTGACCACCTCACCACCGTTTTCCCGGAGGCGCGGGTGAAGAAATTCATCGAAATGCGCGGCGCCGATGGCGGTCCCTGGCGGCGTCTGTGTGCGCTGCCCGCTTTCTGGGTCGGCCTCACCTATGACCAATCGGCGCTGGACGCCGCTTGGGATCTGGTCAAGGGCTGGGACGCGGAAACCCGTGATGCCCTGCGTGTGGCGGCTTCGGAACAGGGGCTGCAGGCCAAGGTGGGCGGCATCGACATGCATGAATTGGCCCGCGAAGTAGTCGCCATCTCGGAAAGCGGCCTGAAAGCCCGGCAGAAGCCCGGCGCGGGCGGGCTGGTGCCGGATGAGACGCATTTCCTGAACGCGCTGAAAGACAGCCTCGACAGCGGCAAAGTCCCGGCGGATGAGCTGCTGGCACGCTACAACGGTGCCTGGGAGGGTGATCTCAGCCGTATCTACGGCGAGTTTGCCTATTGA
- a CDS encoding GGDEF domain-containing protein produces MILGDSFGDFMLAIRNSSQKWFFVACVTVVSLAVSWIVTGLTAPDGLSRAALVPSTLAPLIIAPVASYWAACRLLEIHILNEKLLNLAAHDQMTSLYSRDHFFRLIAGLGNDFQGSFLLADIDRFKLINDTHGHQAGDEVIRFVAGVLKEGVQPAGIAARFGGEEFVACLPDVSLKTAMQKAEEIRQAIGAQALPVGAERLLCSVSIGLGYHDGSRTVEAVLREADEALYAAKHGGRNQVKSAGRF; encoded by the coding sequence ATGATCCTTGGGGATAGTTTCGGGGACTTCATGCTGGCAATAAGAAATAGCAGCCAGAAATGGTTCTTTGTTGCCTGTGTGACTGTTGTTTCCCTGGCTGTGTCCTGGATAGTGACCGGTCTGACTGCGCCTGATGGGCTAAGCCGGGCTGCCTTGGTGCCTTCGACGCTGGCGCCGCTGATTATCGCACCTGTTGCCTCATACTGGGCGGCGTGCCGGCTGCTTGAAATCCACATTCTGAATGAGAAGCTGCTGAATCTGGCGGCGCATGACCAGATGACGTCGCTGTACAGCCGCGATCACTTCTTCCGGCTGATCGCCGGGCTGGGCAATGATTTCCAGGGCAGCTTTCTGCTGGCGGATATCGACCGGTTCAAACTGATCAATGACACACATGGGCATCAGGCCGGCGACGAGGTTATCCGGTTTGTGGCGGGCGTGTTGAAAGAGGGAGTTCAGCCCGCAGGAATCGCGGCCCGCTTTGGCGGCGAGGAATTTGTTGCGTGCTTGCCGGATGTTTCTCTGAAGACCGCAATGCAAAAGGCCGAGGAGATCCGCCAAGCCATCGGTGCGCAGGCCCTGCCTGTTGGAGCGGAGCGCCTTCTGTGCTCAGTATCTATCGGGCTTGGCTATCACGACGGCAGCCGGACGGTCGAGGCGGTGCTGCGCGAGGCTGATGAAGCGCTTTATGCAGCCAAGCACGGCGGCCGGAATCAGGTGAAGTCGGCAGGCCGGTTTTAA
- a CDS encoding fatty acid desaturase gives MRPPVSREAAPRTVIWQDLLPVTRRQRWGELTLPLPWLGLSWGLYASALWPLGAGASFMFFLCALRLNHEAIHGNLGLQRRGDIAVLHILSALMCGCNCSVAWSHMQHHRHAMGPGDIEGHCGHMSVGEVLRYGPRFPFDLIRACWAQGGKKWRRRILRDGICVATLAGLILWSGQQFLLLHLAAMGAAQCMTAFFAVWITHQGTGNSDLAARSQRGMLAKAAYLMLFHREHHLFPKVPVSRLPELAARLDTQVPGYAASRLPVVPWLDPWSR, from the coding sequence ATGCGCCCGCCTGTTTCCCGTGAAGCCGCCCCGCGCACTGTCATCTGGCAGGATCTGCTGCCGGTCACCCGCCGCCAGCGCTGGGGAGAGCTGACCCTGCCGCTGCCCTGGCTGGGGCTGTCCTGGGGGCTGTATGCCTCCGCTCTTTGGCCATTGGGTGCCGGGGCCAGTTTTATGTTCTTCCTCTGTGCGCTGCGGCTAAATCATGAGGCGATCCACGGCAATCTTGGCCTGCAGCGGCGCGGAGACATTGCGGTTCTGCATATCCTCAGCGCGCTGATGTGCGGCTGCAACTGCTCGGTCGCGTGGAGCCATATGCAGCATCACCGCCACGCGATGGGCCCAGGTGATATCGAGGGGCATTGCGGGCATATGAGCGTCGGCGAAGTGCTGCGCTACGGGCCGCGCTTTCCGTTTGACCTGATCCGCGCCTGCTGGGCACAGGGCGGCAAAAAATGGCGGCGGCGGATACTGCGGGACGGGATCTGCGTTGCGACGCTGGCCGGGCTGATTCTGTGGAGCGGACAGCAGTTTCTGCTGCTGCATCTGGCCGCAATGGGCGCGGCTCAATGCATGACCGCGTTTTTTGCAGTGTGGATCACCCATCAAGGCACAGGAAACTCGGACCTGGCAGCCCGCAGCCAGCGCGGAATGCTGGCCAAGGCCGCCTATCTGATGCTTTTTCACCGTGAACACCACCTGTTTCCGAAAGTGCCCGTCAGCCGCCTGCCTGAACTGGCTGCACGGCTGGACACCCAAGTGCCTGGCTACGCCGCAAGCCGCCTGCCAGTGGTGCCCTGGCTGGACCCGTGGAGCCGTTAA
- a CDS encoding GbsR/MarR family transcriptional regulator gives MKLTPAMQNFILHWGEMGSRWGVNRSVAQIHALLHIATNPMTADEICEVLGLARSNVSNGLKELQAQGLVKVSRQLGDRRDHFTSIRDMFDLVDAVIAARREREFAPTLRALADVMKEAEADNTPKAVKDRMGETLRVMRMFDDWYADFSRLPRSVHLAVLKLGAKVARFLPGVKKQE, from the coding sequence ATGAAGCTGACCCCCGCAATGCAGAACTTTATCCTTCACTGGGGCGAGATGGGTTCCCGCTGGGGGGTGAACCGGTCGGTGGCGCAGATCCACGCGCTGCTGCATATCGCAACAAATCCAATGACGGCGGATGAGATTTGCGAGGTTCTGGGGCTGGCCCGGTCCAATGTCTCCAACGGGCTGAAAGAGCTGCAGGCGCAGGGGCTGGTCAAGGTCAGCCGCCAGCTGGGCGACCGGCGTGATCATTTCACCTCGATCCGCGACATGTTCGACCTGGTCGACGCAGTGATTGCCGCGCGGCGCGAGCGCGAGTTTGCCCCCACCCTTCGGGCGCTGGCCGACGTGATGAAAGAGGCCGAGGCCGACAACACCCCCAAGGCGGTCAAGGACCGGATGGGCGAGACCCTGCGGGTGATGCGGATGTTTGACGACTGGTACGCGGATTTCTCCCGCCTGCCCCGGTCGGTGCATCTGGCTGTGCTGAAACTGGGCGCCAAGGTGGCGCGTTTCCTGCCCGGTGTGAAGAAACAGGAGTAA
- a CDS encoding YHS domain-containing (seleno)protein — MNKVKALVSGVALSVALATSAMAAGVELNASSTGLALQGYDPVAYFTVGEPTPGNWKITALHNDAMYRFASEENKAEFEKNPEAYLPAYGGYCAFGAAMGFKFDGDPTLWKIVDDKLYLNLAKDIQTRWEGDIPGFIEKADVNWEDIEDKDPAALQQ; from the coding sequence ATGAACAAAGTAAAAGCTCTGGTGAGCGGTGTGGCGCTTTCGGTTGCTCTGGCGACTTCTGCTATGGCTGCCGGTGTAGAACTCAACGCCTCCTCAACCGGCCTTGCGCTGCAGGGGTACGACCCGGTTGCGTATTTCACCGTTGGGGAACCGACCCCGGGCAACTGGAAAATCACCGCGCTCCACAATGACGCGATGTACCGGTTCGCCTCGGAAGAAAACAAAGCTGAATTTGAAAAGAACCCGGAAGCCTACCTGCCGGCCTACGGCGGCTACTGCGCCTTTGGCGCCGCCATGGGCTTTAAGTTCGACGGCGATCCAACGCTTTGGAAAATCGTCGACGACAAGCTGTATTTGAACCTCGCCAAAGACATTCAGACCCGCTGGGAAGGCGACATCCCCGGTTTCATCGAGAAGGCCGATGTGAACTGGGAAGATATCGAAGACAAAGATCCGGCGGCATTGCAGCAGTAA
- the plsY gene encoding glycerol-3-phosphate 1-O-acyltransferase PlsY: MPVLESSAAVLILWAAIGYGLGSVPFGMVVTRLFGLGNLREIGSGNIGTTNVLRTGSKAAAALTLILDGGKGAAAVLLARSLAGEDAAQAAGLMAFLGHCFPVWLGFKGGKGVATFLGLMLALAWPVGIACCLTWLAAAAASRISSMGALVSAASGAVWALVLGYQQAAVLAVLLAAVVFIRHSANIARLRAGTEPRIGQK; encoded by the coding sequence ATGCCTGTTCTGGAAAGCTCTGCTGCCGTTCTGATCCTGTGGGCGGCGATTGGCTACGGCCTGGGGTCGGTTCCCTTTGGCATGGTCGTCACCCGTCTGTTCGGGCTGGGCAACCTGCGTGAAATCGGCTCCGGCAATATCGGCACCACCAACGTCCTGCGCACCGGCAGCAAAGCCGCCGCGGCACTGACGCTGATCCTGGATGGCGGCAAGGGCGCGGCGGCGGTGCTGCTGGCCCGCTCCCTGGCCGGCGAGGATGCGGCGCAAGCGGCAGGGCTGATGGCCTTTCTGGGCCATTGCTTCCCGGTCTGGCTGGGGTTCAAGGGCGGCAAAGGGGTTGCCACCTTCCTGGGCCTGATGCTGGCGCTGGCCTGGCCGGTGGGCATTGCCTGCTGCCTGACCTGGCTGGCAGCAGCGGCAGCCAGCCGGATATCCTCGATGGGGGCGCTGGTCTCGGCAGCCTCAGGCGCTGTTTGGGCATTGGTGCTGGGCTATCAGCAGGCTGCAGTTCTGGCGGTGTTGCTGGCGGCGGTAGTATTCATCCGCCATTCGGCCAATATCGCGCGCTTGCGTGCAGGCACCGAGCCGCGGATCGGCCAGAAGTGA
- the pyrC gene encoding dihydroorotase → MTTLFTNARLIDPEAGTDAPGAVLVQNGRIAAIEKNAGDPDRLLRAHNIRPEDAVRQDCGGKCLAPGIVDIGVKVCEPGERHKESYKSAGLAAAAGGVTTIVTRPDTTPAIDSPETLEFVTRRAQADTPVNVLPMAALTKGRAGREMTEIGFLMDAGAVAFSDCDHVTGNTKVFQRALTYARSCGALVIAHPQEPVLSAGAAATSGKFAALYGLPAVSPMAERMGLDRDIALLEMTGATYHADQITTARALPALERAKANGLDITAGTSIHHLTLNELDVAGYRSFFKVKPPLRSEDDRLAVVEAVRTGLIDIISSMHTPQDEESKRLPFEEAAAGAVALETLLPAALRLYHAELLDLPTLFRAMSLNPAKRLGLDSGRLAKGAPADLVLFDPDVPFVLDRFKLRSKSQNTPFDTQRMQGRVEATYVAGEPVYRRD, encoded by the coding sequence ATGACCACTCTCTTCACCAACGCCCGCCTGATTGATCCTGAGGCAGGCACCGATGCGCCTGGCGCGGTACTGGTGCAGAACGGGCGGATCGCGGCAATTGAAAAGAACGCCGGAGATCCTGACCGGTTGCTGCGCGCGCACAACATCAGGCCGGAGGATGCGGTCCGTCAGGACTGCGGCGGCAAATGCCTGGCGCCGGGCATCGTCGACATCGGCGTCAAGGTCTGCGAGCCGGGCGAGCGGCACAAGGAAAGCTACAAGTCTGCGGGCCTTGCGGCGGCGGCAGGCGGGGTCACCACCATCGTCACCCGCCCCGATACAACACCTGCCATCGACAGCCCGGAAACACTGGAATTCGTCACCCGCCGCGCCCAGGCGGATACGCCGGTGAATGTGCTGCCGATGGCGGCGCTGACCAAAGGGCGCGCAGGGCGTGAAATGACCGAGATCGGCTTCCTCATGGATGCCGGCGCGGTGGCGTTTTCCGATTGCGACCATGTGACCGGCAATACCAAGGTCTTTCAGCGCGCGCTGACCTATGCCCGCTCCTGCGGCGCCTTGGTCATTGCCCACCCGCAGGAACCGGTGCTAAGCGCCGGAGCGGCTGCGACCTCCGGCAAGTTCGCCGCGCTTTATGGCCTGCCAGCCGTGTCGCCAATGGCCGAGCGGATGGGGCTGGACCGCGATATTGCGCTGCTGGAAATGACCGGTGCCACGTATCACGCCGACCAGATCACCACAGCCCGCGCCCTGCCCGCGCTGGAACGCGCCAAGGCCAACGGTCTGGATATCACTGCGGGCACCTCGATCCACCACCTGACCCTGAATGAGCTGGACGTGGCAGGCTACCGCAGCTTTTTCAAGGTAAAGCCGCCGCTGCGCTCCGAAGACGACCGGCTGGCGGTTGTTGAGGCTGTGCGCACAGGTCTGATCGATATCATCTCCTCGATGCACACGCCGCAGGACGAAGAAAGCAAACGGCTGCCGTTTGAAGAAGCCGCCGCCGGTGCCGTGGCGCTGGAAACCCTGCTGCCCGCAGCGCTGCGGTTGTATCATGCCGAACTGCTGGACCTGCCCACCCTGTTCCGCGCAATGTCGCTGAACCCGGCTAAACGGCTGGGGCTGGACAGCGGCCGCCTGGCCAAAGGCGCGCCTGCGGACCTGGTCTTGTTCGATCCGGACGTGCCGTTTGTGCTGGACCGCTTCAAACTGCGCTCGAAATCGCAGAACACGCCATTTGACACCCAGCGGATGCAGGGGCGGGTTGAGGCCACATATGTCGCGGGTGAGCCCGTCTACCGGAGGGACTGA
- a CDS encoding aspartate carbamoyltransferase catalytic subunit, whose protein sequence is MSFEHRHLLGIEPLTPHEITAILDLADEYVALNRRPEKHSDVLAGLTQINMFFENSTRTQASFELAGKRLGADVMNMAMQASSIKKGETLIDTAMTLNAMHPDLLVVRHPHSGAVDLLAQKVNCAVLNAGDGKHEHPTQALLDALTIRRSKGRLHRLNIAICGDIAHSRVARSNLILLGKMENRIRLIGPPTLVPGQFAEFGAEIYDDMREGLKDVDVVMMLRLQKERMDGGFIPSEREYYHRYGLDADKLAQAKPDAIIMHPGPMNRGVEIDGTLADDINRSVIQEQVEMGVAVRMAAMDLLARNLRAERQAKAG, encoded by the coding sequence ATGTCCTTCGAACACCGCCACCTGCTTGGCATCGAACCGCTGACACCGCATGAGATCACCGCGATTCTTGATCTTGCCGATGAATATGTTGCCCTGAACCGCCGGCCGGAGAAGCATTCCGACGTGCTGGCGGGGCTTACTCAGATCAACATGTTCTTCGAGAATTCCACCCGTACCCAAGCGAGTTTCGAGCTGGCAGGCAAGCGCCTGGGCGCTGATGTTATGAATATGGCGATGCAGGCCTCCTCGATCAAAAAGGGCGAGACCCTGATCGACACCGCGATGACACTGAACGCCATGCATCCGGACCTTCTGGTGGTGCGGCATCCGCATTCCGGCGCGGTGGATCTTTTGGCGCAAAAGGTGAATTGCGCGGTGCTGAATGCCGGCGACGGCAAGCACGAGCATCCAACCCAGGCGCTGCTGGACGCGCTGACCATCCGCCGTTCCAAAGGCCGGCTGCACCGGCTGAACATCGCGATCTGCGGCGACATTGCCCATTCCCGCGTCGCCCGCTCGAACCTGATCCTCTTGGGCAAAATGGAAAACCGCATCCGCCTGATCGGCCCGCCGACGCTGGTGCCCGGCCAGTTCGCCGAATTCGGCGCCGAGATCTATGACGACATGCGCGAAGGCCTGAAGGACGTAGACGTGGTGATGATGCTGCGGCTGCAGAAAGAGCGCATGGACGGCGGCTTTATCCCGTCGGAGCGCGAATATTATCACCGCTACGGGCTTGACGCCGACAAGCTGGCGCAGGCCAAACCCGACGCCATCATCATGCATCCCGGCCCGATGAACCGCGGAGTTGAGATCGACGGCACTCTGGCAGATGACATCAACCGCTCGGTCATTCAGGAGCAGGTCGAGATGGGTGTCGCGGTGCGGATGGCGGCGATGGACCTGCTGGCCCGCAACCTGCGCGCCGAACGCCAGGCGAAGGCGGGCTGA
- a CDS encoding uracil-DNA glycosylase family protein: protein MESALDYWSARALLEWQAELGATEALCDAPVDRYALEQAAPKPKPGAAPAPPPKPKDADPVDVAQKAAKGAASLPALRDALEGFSHCDLKRGARNLVFSDGQAGARVMIIGEAPDRDEDLQGKPFAGRAGQLLDKMLEAIGLSRAESVYITNVLPWRPPQNRDPLPVEIAMLTPFLERHVALAEPDILVLMGNISCQAVLGKRGITRLRGQWDQAWGKPVLPMFHPAYLLRQPQQKRQAWCDLLELKAWLGALS, encoded by the coding sequence ATGGAATCGGCATTGGATTACTGGAGCGCCCGGGCGCTGTTGGAGTGGCAGGCGGAGCTTGGCGCAACCGAGGCGCTTTGCGACGCGCCAGTGGACCGCTATGCGCTGGAGCAGGCTGCGCCGAAGCCGAAACCGGGCGCAGCCCCTGCGCCGCCGCCCAAGCCTAAGGACGCGGACCCTGTTGATGTGGCACAGAAGGCCGCCAAGGGGGCGGCATCCCTGCCGGCCTTGCGCGATGCCTTGGAGGGTTTCAGCCATTGCGACCTGAAACGCGGCGCCCGCAATCTGGTGTTCTCGGACGGGCAGGCCGGCGCGCGGGTGATGATCATCGGGGAGGCACCGGACCGGGATGAGGATCTGCAGGGCAAACCGTTTGCGGGCCGCGCCGGTCAGCTTCTGGACAAGATGCTGGAGGCCATCGGCCTGTCACGTGCCGAGAGCGTCTATATCACCAATGTGCTGCCCTGGCGGCCGCCGCAGAACCGCGATCCGCTGCCAGTGGAAATCGCCATGCTGACTCCGTTCCTGGAACGGCATGTGGCGCTGGCAGAGCCGGATATTCTGGTCTTGATGGGCAATATCAGCTGCCAGGCAGTGCTGGGCAAACGCGGCATTACCCGGCTGCGCGGGCAATGGGATCAGGCCTGGGGCAAGCCGGTGCTGCCGATGTTCCACCCAGCCTATCTGCTGCGCCAGCCGCAGCAGAAGCGGCAGGCCTGGTGTGATCTTCTTGAGCTGAAGGCATGGCTGGGCGCGCTGTCCTGA
- a CDS encoding metallophosphoesterase family protein → MKILAFSDLHLSSSHAVEIVAASAGADLVIGAGDFCNMRRGLDRAVAMLAGLKAPMVAVPGNGESAGELRAAGFPGTTVLHGEGIDFEGLRLFGLGYGVPETPFGSWSCDLSEVQAAAMLAACDHADILISHSPPKGLGDVTSGGLSVGSKAVRAAAERTQPQLLFCGHVHDCWGFRGSIGRTQVANLGPLVSWFEVQP, encoded by the coding sequence ATGAAGATTCTCGCGTTTTCAGATCTGCATCTTTCAAGCAGCCACGCGGTGGAAATCGTGGCGGCCAGCGCAGGTGCTGATCTGGTGATTGGTGCAGGTGATTTTTGCAATATGCGCCGGGGACTGGACCGCGCCGTGGCGATGCTGGCAGGGTTGAAAGCGCCGATGGTGGCGGTGCCCGGCAATGGTGAAAGCGCTGGTGAGTTGCGTGCTGCGGGGTTTCCCGGCACAACAGTGCTGCATGGCGAGGGAATTGATTTTGAGGGGCTGCGTCTGTTCGGCCTCGGCTATGGCGTGCCTGAAACACCCTTTGGCAGCTGGTCCTGCGACCTGAGCGAAGTTCAGGCGGCAGCGATGCTGGCTGCCTGTGATCACGCGGATATTCTGATCTCCCATTCACCGCCCAAGGGGCTGGGGGACGTAACATCGGGCGGGCTGTCCGTCGGCTCCAAGGCGGTCCGGGCAGCGGCGGAGCGGACCCAGCCGCAATTGCTGTTCTGCGGCCATGTGCATGATTGCTGGGGCTTCCGCGGCAGCATAGGCAGGACGCAGGTGGCCAATCTGGGCCCTTTGGTGAGCTGGTTTGAGGTGCAGCCTTGA
- a CDS encoding LysE family translocator — protein MIDAVTLLAFIPAALALNLTPGADMMFCLGQGLRSGRGAAVAASAGISTGSMVHVSLAGLGLGAVVSAIPALFDLIRWAGVVYLLYLAWDALRRGPAPDALPQRRGAGAFRSGLLVNLTNPKVILFVLAFVPQFVKPEAGPVLVQFLVFGLILAAGGFFINGLIGVFAGQAGQRLTGSPVFARWLGRVSAGIFAGLAVRLAIMERA, from the coding sequence TTGATTGATGCGGTAACTTTGCTCGCGTTCATCCCGGCAGCGCTGGCGCTGAATCTGACACCGGGCGCGGACATGATGTTCTGCCTTGGCCAGGGGCTGCGCTCGGGGCGCGGGGCGGCGGTGGCGGCAAGTGCCGGGATTTCCACAGGCAGCATGGTGCATGTGTCCTTGGCGGGACTGGGGCTGGGGGCGGTGGTTTCCGCGATACCTGCGCTGTTTGATCTGATCCGCTGGGCGGGTGTGGTCTATCTGCTGTATCTGGCCTGGGATGCTTTGCGCCGCGGACCGGCGCCGGATGCGCTGCCGCAGCGGCGCGGGGCCGGCGCTTTTCGCAGCGGGCTGTTGGTCAATCTGACCAATCCCAAGGTGATCCTGTTCGTGCTGGCCTTTGTGCCGCAATTTGTGAAACCCGAGGCCGGCCCGGTGCTGGTGCAGTTCCTGGTCTTCGGGTTGATCCTGGCCGCGGGTGGTTTCTTTATCAACGGGCTGATCGGCGTTTTTGCCGGCCAGGCCGGGCAGCGGCTGACCGGCTCGCCGGTGTTCGCGCGCTGGCTGGGCCGGGTTTCGGCCGGAATTTTTGCAGGGCTGGCCGTGCGGCTGGCGATTATGGAGAGGGCGTGA
- the moaB gene encoding molybdenum cofactor biosynthesis protein B, producing the protein MSRIDESMDFIPVRIAVLTVSDSRKMEDDRSGQVLVDRLRDAGHTLAGRKIIPDERAEIAAQLRAWIADREVDVVISTGGTGLTGRDVTVEAHRDVYEKEIEAFGTVFTHVSMQKIGTSAVQSRATGGVAGGTYLFALPGSPGACKDGWDEILSKQLDYRHRPCNFVEIMPRLEEHLRRK; encoded by the coding sequence ATGTCCCGGATTGACGAAAGCATGGATTTCATCCCGGTCCGCATTGCGGTGCTGACGGTGTCGGATAGCCGTAAAATGGAGGATGACCGCTCTGGCCAGGTTCTGGTGGACCGGTTGCGGGACGCGGGCCATACCCTTGCCGGGCGCAAGATCATTCCTGACGAGCGCGCCGAAATTGCCGCGCAGCTGCGCGCCTGGATCGCCGACCGGGAAGTGGATGTGGTGATCTCCACCGGCGGTACCGGCCTGACGGGCCGCGACGTGACGGTGGAAGCGCACCGGGATGTCTATGAAAAGGAGATCGAGGCCTTTGGCACCGTCTTCACCCATGTCTCGATGCAGAAGATCGGTACCAGCGCAGTGCAGTCGCGCGCCACCGGCGGCGTTGCGGGCGGCACCTATCTGTTTGCACTGCCCGGCAGCCCTGGCGCCTGCAAGGACGGCTGGGATGAAATCCTGTCAAAACAGCTTGATTACCGCCACCGGCCCTGCAATTTCGTGGAAATCATGCCCAGATTGGAAGAACATCTGCGCCGGAAGTAA